The Streptomyces sp. NBC_01276 genome contains the following window.
GCTGATGACGGCCCTGTACCGCTGCGGGCGGCAGGCCGACGCGCTGCACACGTACTACGAGGGGCGCGCGGTCCTCGCCGACCAGCTGGGCGTGGACCCGGGCGAGGCGCTCGGGTCCACCTACCAGGCGGTGCTCGGCGGTGGCCTCGGACTGGGCGCCTCCGCCGGCTCCCCGCCCGCCGCCGCGGACGCCCCGCAGGACCCGGCGGCCCCGGGCCCGACCGGATCCACGGCACCGGCCGCGGGCACGGCGGCGGCCCGGGCGGTGCCCGCGATGCTGCCCGCGCCGTACGGCGAGTTCACCGGACGCCGGGCCGAACTGGCATCGCTGCGCGCGAGGCTGGGCCGCGAGGACGGCCGCCCGCGCCGGCTGCTGATCACCGGCATGGCCGGGGCGGGCAAGACGGCCCTGGCGGTGCGCGCGGCCCAGGACTGCGCCGCGCACTTCCCCGACGGACAGCTCTTCGTGGAGCTCTGCCACCCGGACGGCGCCCCGAAGGACCCCGCCGAGGTGCTGGTCCGGCTGCTGCGCGCCCTCGGCGAACCGCCTCCGGCCGCCGCCTTCGGGGACCTGGAGGAACTGGTCCGGCTGTACCGGACCCGGACCTCGGGCGCCCGGCTGCTGCTGGTCCTGGACGGCGCCGTGGGCGACCGCCAGGTGGCCCCGCTGCTGCCGGGGGGCCCGGAGTCGGCGGTGCTGATCACCAGTCAGGCCCGGCTGGCCCGGGTCGCCGGCGCGGACACCACCGCGCTGGCCCTGGTGGACGACGAGGAGGGGCTGGAACTGCTCGCCTCGCTGGTGGGGCGCGCCCGGCTGGACGCGGACCCGGACGCGGCCGACGACCTGGTGGCGTACTGCGCCGGGCTGCCGCTGGCCCTGCACGTCACCGGCGCCCGGCTCGCGGCGCGGCCGCACTGGCCGGTGGCCCGGCTCGCGGCCCGGCTCGCCGACCCCGGTACCCGGCTGGCCGAGCTGTCGTACGGCGACGTGAGCGTGCGGGAGGCCCTGGTGCATTCCGTACGGCTGCTGGAGGAGCCGGAGCTGGCCGCGCTGACCGGGCTCGCGGACGGGGACGCGGAACCCTTCTGCGCCCAGTACGCGGCGCTGGTGCTGGGCACCGCGGAGGAGGAGGCGGAGGCGGCCCTGGACACCCTGGTGGACCGCGCCCTGCTGGAACTGTCCGGGCTGGACTCCCAGGGCCGGCCGCTGTACCGGTGGAACGACCTGGTCCGGCTGCTGGCGGTCTCCCTGACCACCCGGGACGCCTTCCCCTCCGCGGTGCGGTGAGTCACCCTGCGGTGCTCACCACGAGCTGTGGGACCGCAGGTGGAAGGTGCCCGTGGGCCGCAGGGCCGGCTCGATGGTCTCGCGGACGATGGTCCACACGTCGCCGACGACCCGCTCGCGCGGGGGCCGGGGCGAGCGGGACAGCGCGTCGGCGGCGATCGCCCAGGCCGAGGCCACGGCGGCCGTGGCCCGTACCTCGGCGGACGGCTTCGCGGCCTTCGCCCGGGCCCGGCCGACGTCGATGCGGAACGCGAGTTCCGCGGCCTGGCCGAGCTGGAACTCGCGGATCACACCGGTGACCGGGAGGGCGAAGACGGCCGGCGAGAGCGGGTGTTCGTAGACCCGGCGGACCCAGGTGGAGAAGCGCAGCCGCTCCCGCTCCTCCCAGCCGCCGCGCGCGGCCGGGCCCGGGTCGTCCCGCTCCACGGCTTCCGCGATCGCCTCGAAGTACGCGGCGAGGTCCTCGGAACCCAGCCCCAGCAGCTGCCCGGGCGAGTCGAAGGCGGGGGCACCGGAGGGGGCTTCGGCGGTGGAGGCGGCCTGGAAGGCGTTCTCCGCGATCAGCTGTTCCACGGGGAAGAAGGACTCGATGGTCATGGCTCTACGGCCTTTCGCTGAGGCGGTACCGGGACGGACGGGGCGGTGACGGTCGGAGCGGTGACGGACGGGGCGGTGACGGTCAGGACGGTGACCGGCGGAGAGGTGACCGGCGCGGAGGTGACGGCCGGTGTCGGTGCGGTGCGCAGGGTCGAGGAGGTCTCAGTGGTCGGTGTGGTGGTGCACGGGTCCGTGCGCGGCGGGTCCCGCCGGCCGGGCCAGCGCCACCGCGACGCCGTCCAGGAGCCGGAGGTCCTCGACGGTCCAGGCGGTGGTCCGGCCGCGGTGGGTGTGGGTGACCCGGACCGGACCCTCGCGGCCCGGATGGGTTTCCAGCAGGCCCAGTTCGACTCCGGACAGCCCGAGCCCGGTGGCCTTGACCACGGCCTCCTTGCGGGTCCAGATCCGGTAGAAGGCCGCGTCCCGCTCGGGACCGGGGCGGAGCGCCGCCAGGTGGTCGCGCTCCGCGGCCGTGAGGTCCGCGTCGGTGGTCGCCGACCCGCGGACCGGGCGCACCGACTCGGCGTCCACGCCGATCGAGGCGCCCGCGCCGAGGGCGAAGATCCCGCAGCCCGCGGTACGGCTCATGCTGAGCGGGAGACCCAGGTCCGGGACGACCAGCTTCGGCGGGCCGTGACTGCCGTCGCCGCAGCCGGGACAGGAGCGCCGGCCGAGGGCGATGTCCCCGGGCCCGAGACCGAACAGCCCGGCGAGGGCCCGGCGGGCCGCGGCGCGGGAGCGGACGAAGGCGGCGGCGTCGCGTTCGGCGGGCAGGGACAGCGCCCGCCGGAACTCCTCCGTGTCCAGCAGCGGCAGATCGGCCGGATCGGTGTGCTCCGGCGTACGCCACCACCAGACGTGGGCCTCCCCCCGTGCGCCGAGGGCGTCGGCGACGGCCATCGCCGTGCCATGGGCGTGGCCTTCCGTGCCTGATGCCATGAAGTCCTCCCTTCTACTCCCCCGTCGGATGGTGCGGGACGTGCGGCGGTCGGCAGGAATTCGCCGGGATTTCCCCGGGGAAACCGTAGACAAAGCCGCCCCATAACCATGCGGTGGGCAACTATTTCCCGCCTATACACGGATACGCGGACCATTCGGAAGCCTTCCCCATAGGAATGGGATAGGACAGGTCCGGAAACTGACTCGGGTCATCGTTCATCAACCCGAGGATTTCTTCATGCCGCGGATTCAGGAACACACCCTTACCCTTCCCGCGACCGGCACGGCCCCTGACGCCGTCACGCTCACCGACGCCGAGCGCGCCGGGCTGATCGCCGTCGCCACCGACGTGCTGCGGGCCACCCCGGCCCTGATCGACGATCCGGCCTGGCTGGACACCGTGCGGGACGCCTCGTCGGCGCTGCCCCGTTCGGTGCTGGCCGCGCTGCGCCGGTTCCGCCACGACGCCGGCCCCGACGGGGTCCTGCTGCTGCGCAACGTGCCGGTGGTCGCGAACGACCCGCTGCCGGAGACGCCGACCGTGCCCGGTTCCGTGGAACGGGTGCCGGCCGTGGCGTCGGCTCTGGTCACGGCGGCCATGCTCCAGCTCGGGGAGGTGATCGCCTATCGCAGCGAAAAGACCGGTGCGCTCGTCCAGAACGTCGTCCCGGTTCCGGGGAGCGAGAGTTCCCAGAGCAATGCCGGCTCCGTTCTGCTGGAACTCCACGTCGAGAACGCCTTCCATGACAACAAGCCCGATTACGTCGGCCTGCTCTGCGTCCGCGAGGACCCGACCGGCGATGCGAAGCTGTGCACGTCCTCGATCCGGCGGGCCCTTCCGCTGCTGTCCGCCCGCACCGTGTCCGTACTGGCCGCGCCGCGGTTCCTCACCGAGCCGCCGCCGTCCTTCGGCGACCTGAACTCGGTGACCCCCGCCCACGCGGTGCTCGTCGGGGACCCCCAGGACCCGAACATCCTGGTGGACTTCGCCGCGACGCATCCGCTGGACGACGAGGCGAAGGCCGCCATGGGCGAGCTGCGCGAGGCCCTCATGCGGACGATGTCCGCGCTGGCCCTGCGGGTCGGGGACCTCGCGGTGGTCGACAACCGGCTCGCGGTGCACGGCCGGACCTCCTTCACCCCTCGTTACGACGGCCAGGACCGCTGGCTCCACCGGGTGTACGCCCACCTGGACCACCGCCGCAGCCGGGTGGACCGCAAGGGCGGTGGCGCGGTGCTCAACTGACGTGCCGCCCACCGCTCTTCGAGAGCCGGTAGGAACGGCCGGAGGGCCGGCCCCTTGTGGGGGCCGGCCCTCCGGCCGTCGTGGTGCCTACTGCCGTGAGCTGATGACGTCCGCCGGCCGGCCCGCCAGGGCCAGACGGCCCGGGACCAGCGTGGCCAGGGCGGTCAGCAGCGCCGCGAAGCCCAGGACGCCCAGGTACATCCAGCCGTCGATGGAGGGGGACGCGGAGCCGGTCATCCCGATGCTGAAGGCGGTGAGCACCGCGAAGGCGATGCCGGTGCCGAGGACCGAGGAGATCACGATCACCAGGGCCGCCTCGATGCGGAGCATGCGCATCACCTGGCGCCGGGTGGTGCCGACGAGCTGGAGCAGCGCGAACTCGCGGGTGCGGTCGGACACCGACATGGCCAGCGTGTTGACCACGGCGATGGCGGTGAAGGCGATGATCAGGCCCATCGCGACGTAGTTCACCTCGGCGTTGGACTGCTGGACCTCGGCCTGCAGGTCCTTGACCTGGTCGCGGTCGAGCACCCCGACGCCCGGCAGGCCGGCGAGGGCCTTCTGGAGGTCGGCGCGGCCGGGCTTGCCCGCGTCGGCGGTCTTGACCAGCAGCGAGGAGGCCAGCGGGTTGTCGACGTGCTTCGAGACCAGCTCGTGGGACATCGTCAGGTCGCCGAAGCCCAGGCCGCGGTCGTAGACGGCCGCGACGGTCAGCTCGGTCTCGGTGCCGTCGCCGAGGGTCAGCTTCAGCTTGTCGCCGGGCTTCTTGCCCAGGTTGTCGGCCGCCACGTCGCTCAGCGCGACGCTCTGCGCGCCGAAGCCGTCCAGGGTGCCCCCGGTGACGCCCGGGTCCCAGGTGCGGGTCAGGCCGTCGGTGGAGACGCCCTGCGCCGGGTACTTCTCCAGGCCGACGCGCACGGAGGTGCGGACGACCTCGGTCACCGCCGACACGCCGGGAACCTTGCGCAGGTTCTCGGCGGCCTGGGCGGGCACGCCGGGTCCGGCCGCCCCGACGACCCAGTCGGCCTTGTTGCCGGCCTGGGCCTGGGCGGTGGCCGCCGCGCCCATCGTGGTCTGCACGAAGAAGACGGTGCAGGCCATGCCGATCAGCAGGGCGAGCGGGGTGACCGCCGCGGAGACCCGCTTGGTGTTGGCGCGGGCGTTGGCCGTGGCCAGGTAGCCGCCGACCCGGGAGGCCCGCAGCGGGACCCCGAGGACGCCGACCGCGATCCGGGCGATCAGCGGCCCGAGCAGCGAGACCGCCACCGAGAGCACGACGACCGACAGGAACGTCACCGGGGTCGACGCCGGCTCGCTGCGCAGCGCGGCGAGTACGGCGAGCAGTACGATCCCGCCGGCCAGGAACGCGGCGCCGGCGCCGAGCCGGCCCCAGGCGAAGTTCCGCTGCTCCATGGCCGCTTCGGACAGGGCCTCGGCGGGACGGATGCGGGCGGTGCGGCGGGCGGAGATCCGGGCGGCTGCCCAGGCGCCCAGCAGGGCCGCGCCGATGGCGGCGAAGAACGGGAAGACGCTGAAGGTGACTTCGAGGGTGTCGGGGATCGCCTTGAAGCCGACGAACTTGCCGTGCAGCCAGTAGGCGATGGGCAGGCCAGTGATCGAGCCGAGGACACCGGCGAGGGCGCCGACGATCAGCGCCTCGCGGCCGATGAGCTGGCGGACCTGCTTGGGGGTGGCCGCGATGGCGCGCAGCAGGGCCAGTTCGCGGTAGCGCTGCTGGATGGAGAGGGCGAAGGTGCCGACGACCACGAGGATCGCGACGAGCAGCGAGGTGCCGCCGATGGCGCCGCCCATGGAGACCAGCTTGATCCGGGCCTTGGCCGCGTCGAGGAACTCGACCGGGCCGCGCTCGCCGCCGGTGACCACCTCCGCGGAGGTGCCGTCGAGGGCCTGGCGGACCTGGCCGGCGAGCTCCGAGGTGGACACGCCCTCCTTGGGCAGCACTCCGACGACGGCGACCTGGTCGGCGCGGCCGGACAGCCGCCCGGCCTCGGCGTCGGAGAAGAACAGCGAGGTCTGCTGCTTGAGGTCGTGGCCGGCGGGGGCCGCGATGCCGGTGACCCGGTAGACGCGCGGGGAACCGGTGGCCTGGACGGTCAGTTCGGTGCCGGGCTTGATGCCGGCCCGCCGGGCCAGTTCACGGTCGACGACGACCTCGTCGGCGCCGACCGGGGCGGCGCCCTCGGCCAGGGTGAAGGGGGTCAGGGGCGCGGAGGTCCAGGCGTGTCCGAAGGAGGGCTTGTCGTCGACGCCCGGGACCACCTGTCCCTTGGGGGTGACCGCGTACGCCGGGAAGGTGATCTCGGGCAGCGCCGCCCGGACGCCGGGCAGCGAGGCGACCTTGGTGACGGTGTCGGCGGGCAGCCAGACGCGCTCGCCGAGCGGCTTCTCCTTCTTCTTGGTCTTGGTCTTGTCGCCCTTCTGCTTGACGGTGACCTGGTGCACGTTCTGGTCGCCGCCGACGATCACCGGGGCGCCGGCGTAGCGCTCGGTGCCGATGGTCCCCCTCAGCCCGGTCTCCAGCAGGATGCCGCAGGCCGTGACGAGCGCGGCCGCGCAGAAGAGGGCGAGGAACGCCCCGATGAAGCCGCCCTTGCGGGCGCGCAGGGTCTGCAACGCATAACGCAGCATCAGGCCCACGCTCCCAGGTGGGTCATGCGGTCGGCGACGCGGTCGGCGGTGGGGGCCTGCATGCGGTCGGCGATCCGGCCGTCGGCGAGGAAGAGGACGGTGTCGGCGTAGGAGGCGGCGACCGGGTCGTGGGTGACCATGACCACGGTCTGACCGGTCTCGTCGACGCAGGAGCGCAGCAGGGAGAGGATCTCCTTGGCGGTCACGGTGTCGAGGGCACCGGTCGGCTCGTCGCCGAAGATGACGTCGGGGCGGGTGATCAGGGCACGGGCGATCGCCACGCGCTGCTGCTGGCCGCCGGAGAGCTCCGCGGGGCGGTGGGTGGCACGGCCGCCCAGGCCCACGCGCGTGAGGATCTCCTCCAGCCAGCCGGAGTCGAGGCGCTCGCCGGCCAGGCGCAGCGGCAGCTCGACGTTCTGTCGTACCGACAGCGCCGGGATGAGGTTGAACGCCTGGAAGACGAAGCCGATGCGCTCGCGGCGCAGCTTCGTCAGCTGGGTCTCGTTCATTCCCCCGAGCTCGGTGTCACCGATGTACGCGGAACCGCTCGACGGCTTGTCGAGGCCCGCGGCGCAGTGCAGGAACGTCGACTTGCCGGAACCGGAGGGTCCCATGACGGCCGTGAACGAACCGCGCTCGATGCCCACCGAGACCCCGTCCAGCGCCCGCACGCCCCGGCCGGCCTTTCCGTACTCCTTCACGACTCCGTCCAGGCGCAGCGCGAACCCCGGGGACCCGGCGCCGTTCTGCCCGCGGCGGCTGTTCGTCTCGGTCCTCATGCGCGACCAGTCCTTCCAAAGCTTTTGAGGGGGGAATGTCAGCAGCCTCATCCGCAAGATGTGGCGGATGCAACACCACCGATCCTGGACGGCGGTTCTATATTCCCTCTACTCAAAAGGCCCCGGGGTACGGTTTTCCGGCCGCGGGCTGGCGCCTGCGGCCGGAAAGGGACGTTCGCGGGAGGATTCAGCGGCGGCGGCCCCTCCTCCAGCGGTGGACGAGGGCCGCGGCGGAGGCCGCGAGGCACAGGACGTAGCAGGCGGTGACCCACGGGGCGGGGGTCCGGCCGGCGCCGAGTCCGTGGACGACCCCGGCGACCCAGCCGGCGTAGGCGAGCCCGTGCAGCATCCGGAAGGGGCGGATCCAGCGGCGGGTGGCGAAGACGCCCCGCCACAGGCCGGTGATCAGCGCGAGCACGAAGAGCTGGGCGGCCAGGGAGCCGAAGTCGACGAGGAGGTCCCCGCTGCCGAGGAGGACGTCGCTCGCCGCGATCTCCTCGCCGGCCACCTTGACGCCGATGTGGACGAGCAGGAAGCCGACCCCGGCCAGGCCCGCGGCGCGGTGCAGGAGCTGGGCGAGCTGCCGCCGGCCGGGGGTGAGGACGTCCCGGAAGACGGAGGCGAGGCCGAGCATCACCGAGACCGAGAGCGCGACCAGCGCGAAGACCCCGGCCATCCGGTCCAGGAAGTCCTGGAGCGCGCCGCCGACGAGGGCGCCCGCGGACAGCAGCAGGGCGACCGCGAGCACCCCGGCGGCCACGGCGCGGGCCCCGGGGGCGGGGGTGTGCGGGGGCCCTGGCCGGGCGGGAGCGGCGGTCGGGGCGGCTGCGGCCGGGACGGTGGCGGGCGCGGCCGGCGCGGCGGGCACGGCGGACACCACGGCGGGCGCGGCCGTGGGCGCGGCTGCAGGCGTGGGGGCGGGCGCGGGGGCGGGCGCGGGGGCGGCGGTCTGGAGGGCGGGCTGGGCCATGAGGAGCTCCGGGAGGGGTGGGTTCTCCGTGCGGGGAGGCCGTGCGCCCGCCCCGGACCCCGCCGCGGGGGCGGGTCCGGGGCGGGCGGACGCGGATCAGGCGGGGCGGTGCCGGTGGACCGCCCCGAGGGGGGAGCCGTCGACGGGGCGGGCCAGGGAGGCCGACCAGTTCCCGTCGAGGTCGAGGTCGTCGATCTGCCAGCTGCTGACCTCGCCCTGGTAGCCGTGCTCCACCTCGACGGGGCCGGCCGTGCCGGGCCGGACGTCCAGCGCGTTGAGGTCGATGCCGAGGAGCCCGAGCCCGACTCCCTTCAGAACGGCCTCCTTACGGGTCCACACCCGGTGGAAGGCGGCGGTCCGCTCGGGCCCGGCGGGCAGGGACAGGATGTACGCGTGCTCGGCGGGCGCGAGCACCACGCCGGCCAGGGAGCCGGACTCGACGGGCCGCAGGGCCTCGACGTCCACCCCGATCCAGTCGCCGGCGTGCAGGGCGAGCACCCCGCAGCCGCTGGTCCGGGTCAGGCTCAGCGCGAGTCCGACGGCGGGGGCGGCCACGGCCGGCGGGCCGTGCTCCAGGTCACCGCAGCCGGGGCACACGCGGCGGCCGAGGGCCACCTCACGTGCGTCCACGCCCAGCAGCCCGCCGATGGCGCGCCGGGCACCGGCCCGGGTACGGATGAACGCGGCGGCGTCCCGTTCCAGACGGAACCGCCGTGCGCGGACCTGCTCGACCTCGTCGAGCAGGTCGAAGTCGGCCTGGTCGACCCGGTCTTCGAGCGGCCACCACCAGACGTGGGCCTCGCCGGTCGCCCGGAGTCTGGCCGCCTCCCGTGCGGCCGATTCGGGCACGGGCAGTACACCGGTGTGGTCGGTGTGGTCGATGCGGCCGCGGACGGCGGCCAGGGTCTGGCTGGTCATCGGATCCTCCTCTCCCCCTTGAGGGCGTTGTCAGGTCAGTCCACCGAGGCGCAGGAGCAGGTCCTTCACCTCGGTGGCGTGGTAGCGGGCGCGTTCCTGCGACGGGTCGGAGCAGAGCAGCAGCGGTCCGTCCCGGTCGTCCTCGGGCAGCCGCCCGTGGCTGCCGCGGACGCAGCCCGGATCGAGCGGCACCACCTGCAGCGGTGCCCGCAGGCCCGCCTTCTTCTTCAGCACGGCGAGGCCGGCCTTCGCCTTGGCCGCCGAATCGGCGGGGTCGAAGAACAGTTCGGCCGGGTCGTAGCCGGGTTTGCGGTGGATCTCGACGCCGCGCGCGAAGTCGGGGGCGCGCCGGTCGTCGAGCCAGTAGTAGTAGGTGAACCAGGCGTCCGGCTCCGATACGGCCACCAGTTCGCCCGCGTTCGGGTGGTCGATGCCGTAGTCGGCCTGCTGGGTGCGGTCCCAGACCTCGTCGACCCCGTCCAGGCACTTCAGGACGTCGCGCACGCGCGGGACGTCGGACGGGTCGGCCACGTAGACGTGCGCGGCCTGGTGGTCGGCGACGGCGAACGCCCGTGAGGTGTACGGGTCGAGGTACTCCATGCCCCGCTGGGCGTAGACGGACAGCAGCCCCTCGCGGCGCAGCGCGCGGTTGATGTCCACGGGCCGGCTGACGGGCGAGATGCCGTACTCGCTGAGGGCGACGACGGTGGTGCCGCGCTCGCGGAGGTCGTCCAGGAGCGGGCCGAGCGCGGCGTCGGCCTCGCGGGCGGCGCGGACGGCCTCGGGGCCGTCGGGGCCGAAGCGCTGGAGGTCGTAGTCCAGGTGCGGGACGTAGATGAAGGACAGGTCGGGGTCGCGGGTGTCGGCCACGTGCCGGGCGGCGCCGGCGATCCACCGGGTGGAGGTGAGGGAGGCCGTCGGACCCCAGTAGTTGAAGAGCGGGAACTCACCCTGGGCCGCCGTGAGTTCGTCGCGCAGGGCGGCCGGGACGGTGTAGCAGTCGGGAGCCTTGCGGCCGTCGTAGTGGTAGACGGGCCGGGGGGTCAGGACGGTGTCCACGTCGGCGCCCATGGCCCACCACCAGCACAGGTAGGCGGTGGTGTGGTCCGGGTCCTGGCGCCGGGCGGCCTGCCAGACCTTCTCGCCCCGCACCAGGGCGTTGTGCTGGCGCCACATCATCACTTCGCCGTGGTCGCGGAAGTACCAGCCGTTGCCGACCGCCCCGTGGTCGCGCGGCAGCGTCCCCGTGGTGAGGGTGGCCTGGACCGTGGCGGTGACGGCGGGGAACACCGTGTCGAGGGGTGCCGCGAAGCCCCGCTCCCCGATGGCACGCACGTTGGGCATGTGGGGCAGCAGCCGTGGGGTGAGGCCGACGGTGCACAGGACGGCCGTCTTCTTCCGGGCGGTGGGGGTCATGAGCCGGGCTCCTTCCGCGCGGCGGACGGCATGGGGGCGGGCGGTACGGGGGCGGGCGCCGTGCGGGTCAGGCCCAGTGCGGTCAGCTCCCGGGCGGTCCAGTCGAGTTCGGCGGCGATGCCCCGGGCCAGCCCGGCGTCGCCCACCGGCCGGC
Protein-coding sequences here:
- a CDS encoding 4'-phosphopantetheinyl transferase superfamily protein, which translates into the protein MTSQTLAAVRGRIDHTDHTGVLPVPESAAREAARLRATGEAHVWWWPLEDRVDQADFDLLDEVEQVRARRFRLERDAAAFIRTRAGARRAIGGLLGVDAREVALGRRVCPGCGDLEHGPPAVAAPAVGLALSLTRTSGCGVLALHAGDWIGVDVEALRPVESGSLAGVVLAPAEHAYILSLPAGPERTAAFHRVWTRKEAVLKGVGLGLLGIDLNALDVRPGTAGPVEVEHGYQGEVSSWQIDDLDLDGNWSASLARPVDGSPLGAVHRHRPA
- a CDS encoding TauD/TfdA family dioxygenase produces the protein MPRIQEHTLTLPATGTAPDAVTLTDAERAGLIAVATDVLRATPALIDDPAWLDTVRDASSALPRSVLAALRRFRHDAGPDGVLLLRNVPVVANDPLPETPTVPGSVERVPAVASALVTAAMLQLGEVIAYRSEKTGALVQNVVPVPGSESSQSNAGSVLLELHVENAFHDNKPDYVGLLCVREDPTGDAKLCTSSIRRALPLLSARTVSVLAAPRFLTEPPPSFGDLNSVTPAHAVLVGDPQDPNILVDFAATHPLDDEAKAAMGELREALMRTMSALALRVGDLAVVDNRLAVHGRTSFTPRYDGQDRWLHRVYAHLDHRRSRVDRKGGGAVLN
- a CDS encoding ABC transporter ATP-binding protein, with the translated sequence MRTETNSRRGQNGAGSPGFALRLDGVVKEYGKAGRGVRALDGVSVGIERGSFTAVMGPSGSGKSTFLHCAAGLDKPSSGSAYIGDTELGGMNETQLTKLRRERIGFVFQAFNLIPALSVRQNVELPLRLAGERLDSGWLEEILTRVGLGGRATHRPAELSGGQQQRVAIARALITRPDVIFGDEPTGALDTVTAKEILSLLRSCVDETGQTVVMVTHDPVAASYADTVLFLADGRIADRMQAPTADRVADRMTHLGAWA
- a CDS encoding ABC transporter permease yields the protein MLRYALQTLRARKGGFIGAFLALFCAAALVTACGILLETGLRGTIGTERYAGAPVIVGGDQNVHQVTVKQKGDKTKTKKKEKPLGERVWLPADTVTKVASLPGVRAALPEITFPAYAVTPKGQVVPGVDDKPSFGHAWTSAPLTPFTLAEGAAPVGADEVVVDRELARRAGIKPGTELTVQATGSPRVYRVTGIAAPAGHDLKQQTSLFFSDAEAGRLSGRADQVAVVGVLPKEGVSTSELAGQVRQALDGTSAEVVTGGERGPVEFLDAAKARIKLVSMGGAIGGTSLLVAILVVVGTFALSIQQRYRELALLRAIAATPKQVRQLIGREALIVGALAGVLGSITGLPIAYWLHGKFVGFKAIPDTLEVTFSVFPFFAAIGAALLGAWAAARISARRTARIRPAEALSEAAMEQRNFAWGRLGAGAAFLAGGIVLLAVLAALRSEPASTPVTFLSVVVLSVAVSLLGPLIARIAVGVLGVPLRASRVGGYLATANARANTKRVSAAVTPLALLIGMACTVFFVQTTMGAAATAQAQAGNKADWVVGAAGPGVPAQAAENLRKVPGVSAVTEVVRTSVRVGLEKYPAQGVSTDGLTRTWDPGVTGGTLDGFGAQSVALSDVAADNLGKKPGDKLKLTLGDGTETELTVAAVYDRGLGFGDLTMSHELVSKHVDNPLASSLLVKTADAGKPGRADLQKALAGLPGVGVLDRDQVKDLQAEVQQSNAEVNYVAMGLIIAFTAIAVVNTLAMSVSDRTREFALLQLVGTTRRQVMRMLRIEAALVIVISSVLGTGIAFAVLTAFSIGMTGSASPSIDGWMYLGVLGFAALLTALATLVPGRLALAGRPADVISSRQ
- a CDS encoding BTAD domain-containing putative transcriptional regulator; the encoded protein is MDFRLLGPIEAKRGGGSTIPLSGSKVHTVLAALLLSEGRVVSDARLSALLWGWDPPATASAQIYTYMSRLRKHLGPEIEIVRRQPGYVLRAPGAWIDLTEFDRLDRLGREALADRRFDEAGTLLRDALDLWRGTALANATEQMIEAELPRLEEARMIALESRIEADLAVGRHEQVTAELTGLVAEHPVRERLRAQLMTALYRCGRQADALHTYYEGRAVLADQLGVDPGEALGSTYQAVLGGGLGLGASAGSPPAAADAPQDPAAPGPTGSTAPAAGTAAARAVPAMLPAPYGEFTGRRAELASLRARLGREDGRPRRLLITGMAGAGKTALAVRAAQDCAAHFPDGQLFVELCHPDGAPKDPAEVLVRLLRALGEPPPAAAFGDLEELVRLYRTRTSGARLLLVLDGAVGDRQVAPLLPGGPESAVLITSQARLARVAGADTTALALVDDEEGLELLASLVGRARLDADPDAADDLVAYCAGLPLALHVTGARLAARPHWPVARLAARLADPGTRLAELSYGDVSVREALVHSVRLLEEPELAALTGLADGDAEPFCAQYAALVLGTAEEEAEAALDTLVDRALLELSGLDSQGRPLYRWNDLVRLLAVSLTTRDAFPSAVR
- a CDS encoding alkaline phosphatase family protein — encoded protein: MTPTARKKTAVLCTVGLTPRLLPHMPNVRAIGERGFAAPLDTVFPAVTATVQATLTTGTLPRDHGAVGNGWYFRDHGEVMMWRQHNALVRGEKVWQAARRQDPDHTTAYLCWWWAMGADVDTVLTPRPVYHYDGRKAPDCYTVPAALRDELTAAQGEFPLFNYWGPTASLTSTRWIAGAARHVADTRDPDLSFIYVPHLDYDLQRFGPDGPEAVRAAREADAALGPLLDDLRERGTTVVALSEYGISPVSRPVDINRALRREGLLSVYAQRGMEYLDPYTSRAFAVADHQAAHVYVADPSDVPRVRDVLKCLDGVDEVWDRTQQADYGIDHPNAGELVAVSEPDAWFTYYYWLDDRRAPDFARGVEIHRKPGYDPAELFFDPADSAAKAKAGLAVLKKKAGLRAPLQVVPLDPGCVRGSHGRLPEDDRDGPLLLCSDPSQERARYHATEVKDLLLRLGGLT
- a CDS encoding 4'-phosphopantetheinyl transferase superfamily protein — its product is MASGTEGHAHGTAMAVADALGARGEAHVWWWRTPEHTDPADLPLLDTEEFRRALSLPAERDAAAFVRSRAAARRALAGLFGLGPGDIALGRRSCPGCGDGSHGPPKLVVPDLGLPLSMSRTAGCGIFALGAGASIGVDAESVRPVRGSATTDADLTAAERDHLAALRPGPERDAAFYRIWTRKEAVVKATGLGLSGVELGLLETHPGREGPVRVTHTHRGRTTAWTVEDLRLLDGVAVALARPAGPAAHGPVHHHTDH